The Caenorhabditis elegans chromosome I genome includes the window ctccattcattttttaagcGATAAAACTTACAAATCCGTGAATATTCTTCTTTCTTAATCGGAAAATTACCCAGTTACACAGTGATAAGCTGAAAaacgttaatttttaaactgaaggAAAATGTGAAGATAAAAGGAGTTTAATGAGCATATTCAAAGCTGTATTGGGTAGTTTTAGAGTATTTATTTAATGTGAAGGaagataaaattgaaaataaacgaTTTATCTTAAGATATCTGATAAGAAAACAGTATCATAAATCGGCAAAATCTGTGGATAAAACTCTCCAACACTCAAACTTGACattctcaatggagcgcgcttgctcttttcatttttcacacgCCCGTGATGAAattggtttcatttttttttgttttcgagattcttaaattattttcccatCTCCTCAAAGCTGaaacaatattaatttttacatttgttTAATTGCGCTTTCTTTCCGAGTGTAAACAGCATTATTTGTCGTAAGAGAACGTTTTGCAATAGGTTAAGACGGctaaaatgttcgaaaattgTTCTCTGAGCGAAGCgtttaattatgaaaatttttctcgtaACTTTTCGGTTAAATCCCGTATTAGCTTAgtatttctttgatttttattcaatttggGCTAGCAAGTTTTCTTTTATCTTGATTTCTCGTTAATTCCGTGATTATTGCAACGGGGACCTATGTTCGATTTATTGACGATCTCAATAACCAATGTATTCTCGTGACACACCGCAATGATAATAGTATTGTGATATCGGAGTGATGATTAGAGTGAGAATAAGTGGCAAAGGTCGTTCTCCTTCCCCTCGTAAAGACATGCTTTTTGGACAAGGGGgacacatttatttttatcaaagaaGACAAGAAAACGTGTCATGTGAATggtcttttgaaaataaataggaTGGGTATTTCTTTACAGGAAAATAACAATGAAAATCTGCTGCTTGCGTAGTTTATGTTTATTGTTCAGTTATTCACGTGGGTGTTGTTCAGCTGAGCAGCTATTCAAAAACACTCAGATAAATGGTTTGGAGTCTAATTATGTGAAAAGCGAAGCTAATCGGAATGCGGAGCAGAACTAATCGAACCTAAATCGAACAGGGTTTTTATCTAATTTGACTCGTCCCGCTTCTAATTAGACTCCGCTCTCCTAATTTGACTCGCCCCGCTTCTAATTAGATTCGGATTTCTCCTAACTAGTTTCGGATTTCTCCTAGCTAGATTCGGAGTTTTTCTAACTAGTTTCGGAATTCTTCTATTTAGGCTATATATCCGAGAAATTTTCTTGCCACCACCCGGAGTTAAACCCTTCACCTTCTGCTTCTAGATCGGAGTCGTTACCTGTTCAGCCAACCTTGCGCGTGGGTATTCTTGTTGCGACGCTAATTAAGTAGTTCATCGCCTTGTTTGCTTTCATTCATCTAGACCAAACGTTTCAGAAGCAGTAATACATAAGCATTCcattgaattttattatcaaaaaaaatttccttattGTGAAGAACGACTTTGTAGTTGAACGCTTTCCACCAAAAAGTTGCTGACCGATATTTGAACATTACaatagaaagaaaataaaagcaTGAGTGCCTTGAGTgcgtaaataaattaaattttaaaaaatatatcagtTGGTCATTTTGtcatacaatttcaaaaattgtaaaattttttatcagataTTATAGAAATATGTTCTTCGatgattctataaattttcttgCCAAATTTGATGCTTTCGATAAGTCAAGCCGGCATTCCTTGGAGCTCTGAACAATAAAACCTCCCGTCTTAAAACGGATGCATCTCATTTTAGAGGCGAGGTAtcaaaaagtcatcaactacAACATTGTCAAGCTTGAAACATTAAAGGTTTTCAAAGTTGCAGGCAACTTGTTATCTTTATCGAGAACTGAGATACGGTTGAGCACAGATCTAGATCGATCTCTGTGGAATATTTTTGTCTTCTTTTGGAGCTCGCATCTCCGCAGTAACTGAAGATAACCAAAAGGCacaaactaacaaaatgttttttcacatCAAGGCcaacaacttttcagttggCATTTTATTAGTTCTAACGACAAGATCTTGTCTTGCAAGAGAGTTaacttaactttttaaatttaattaattttaagccTTTGAAGGTTTatatcaggggtgtgcggcaaatttgccgaatttgccgaatttgccgtttgccgagctcggcaaatttgccgaatttgccgagcacggcaaatttcaaaaaagtagatttgccgaatttgccgtgctcggcaaatattgaaaaaagagatttgccgaatttgccgagctcggcaaattttgagatttgccgcacacccctggtttaTATATACTCAATAAACTCGAATTAAACTCTAATTGATTTAGGAGATTGctcgactgaaaatttaatatgaatgttaaaatttaatcTTCTCTGATTTCTTAAGCCACCGTTTTCACAATAATCACTTCTCTCACAAGCCCAGAACCTtgaaaatcgtcaaaattaatttaattatctttttgaaaaatgcttgagacatttttcttaaatttttattcggaatccaaatcaatgaaatatcttgagaaaaacaattcaaattagCCTggagaattttcagtgaagtCAGAAAGTCCGCTCCAGCCACTAGTGGACGAATGGTTGACCAAGTCAAAATccctttttttagaaaaccgACGAAAAAATGAATCGCTCCAGACTCAGTTTCTGTCTATTTAGATTCAGTTTCTATCTATTTAGAAGTGGTTCCTTCTAATTAGACTCGCTTTTGCGTGCTTCTAATCAGACTCACTTTTCATCTATTTAGACTCGGCCTCCTTCTAATTAGACTCGCTTTCTTCGTGTTTCTAATTTGACTCGCTTTTCATCTATTTTGATTGGGGAAGATTAAGATTAGACCGGGTTCTCTCTAATTAGACTCCAAACCATTTATCTGAGCAGGGGTTTTCTTGTTTTCGGCTTCTTTCCGGGTGTCAACATCGTACTGGTATGCAATGTGGAATTTTGCTTAAGATATAtatctcgatttttcgaatttaaaaaattcccacgCCCCTGCTCATCTAGTTTGCATGACAACagtatttaattttagaatgaCACTTCCTGCTTGAATTAGTTCCCCATTCATTGTTCGATTTATTCAATGAGCCCAATATATAAGGCGAACACGGTTTAGTAAACATAATGATATCTGAACAACTTTCCagataaaaattatatcatCCCTACGTAATGGGTTTTATCAAGTTTATAGTTAAAAGcgtcatttttctcaattttcatgaaattaaaATCAGTCTCCAAGTGGTCTCCACCGAATGGAACGAGAAGACTGACACCGTCTGTGCCCTCGTTATCGTATTCGTCGTCACCGTTGTGTCATTCACTCTCtctattttcttcaaaaaaccagATGACTCTGATAGTTGTATTTGAGTGAATAGAGAGATAAATGAAGAACAAGAGACTTAGACACATAAGGGAAACCCCTTCCTTTATTGATTGAGAGAGACCCTGTGTTGCAGGCACGGCGCCAATCAACACAAACTGCCTGAGTACTTTGATCCAGAAAGTCACGCGTAGAGGACATCCCCGTGCGTTCCCGCCGCCTGCACACTGATTTTTCCCCCCGCTCCGCCCTTGTCCCGCAATTTTTTGTGCAGTTTTTCTCATCTCCtctctttttctatttaattcTTTATATTCTTCTCAGTAATTGATTTCTCTCAAAAACGTATGGAAATTGAAGGAAATGCATCGATCGATCGGATTAATCAAACTTTTGGCGAAGCCGACGCGTACTGCTGAATTAGCTGCATTTTATCCTAATCGGTTAGTTTTTTGCtagtgaatttaaaaaaaactgatatttataagttaaaaatgtttttattggtatcctagaaacattttttaatttatcaacatttcaaaaaaattgaaaatattttaaatggaaaatcatgtttttgaCAGCTGCAACCTAaactttctgcaaaaaaatttttgactctCGTATCTTTCAActtcaacatttattttttaaacatcaaaaaattattcttcaaaaattgttcctaACCAAAAGTTAATTCGATTATTTGCTGTCAacttatcacaaaaaaacaaacagtttttgaacaaaaaatctgaGTGACATCAGTAAGGGGTCATCTGACTTTTTATATAACAAATAAGTTTCAAACTGAACGTTTACACTGCAGAGAACAACTGTTCAtttaattacaattttttgcgaaaGAAAAACAGATCAAAAGAATTTTTACTCTAAATTTAGGTTTCATAGTtgaaatatttactttttaagtattaaaagaaaaatttcctTATACATAATTTTTCGCAGAGTTTTGTGGATTTTGAGGGTGTTTAGAGGCCGACAAACATTATGGAAACTTTccgggaattttttatttatttgaaaaaaaacagaaatttttgatcaagttgggtgaaaaaaattttcggaaaaatcatttcctattttccaaaaaagtgcatCTCTACCACTACACctataaataataaaaaaacggtttttggAGCCATTCTACAAGCCTTGAGAGTTGTGCAAataatctctgaaaaatttctgatcgAGATTTAAGCGGTCTTGGcgtaaaataaaatctttCCATGTAGatttcttttacttttttcactttctctTGAAATTACAAGAACCGAAGTTCAAACTCAACTGagtcttttctattttttcaaagtttcgagTTCGAGCAAAAAGCTGTCTAGACGGAAGCTTGATAAGTATCAGACACCACCGACGCAgactttaaatttcaaaaataatattcaaaaaaagtcaacaCATGTTTTCCACGTGAAATGTATTTTGCCGtcatctcttcttttttccctcttttttCAACATCTCCGTCTGCCAAACAGTAAACAGAATGAGTGATTGAATTGAATCAAGAGAAGTGTGTTCTGTAGaccctttttcttctttttctccaatCTCTTTACAAGACTAATATGTCTTAAGTTCCCGCAGGGAATCccttttcaaaagaaaatgaaagtgCACTAATCACTATTATCAATGTCTTATGATTATCATTATCAGTTCTCCTATAAACATTGTACTCATGCACTGAcgtctgatttttttgtagcAGCGacgaaataatgaaaaaaaaaactaaaaagaagggatcaaaaaacagaaaaaaggcacaaaaattttgaattttcggagTTCGGATCAATTTTAACAACTTTACCAGTGCTTTTATCATTTCCTTcgtttttcttgttatttctGTGAAAAAGCAATTGTAAAGCAGGTCGAAGCAAAaacacaaacaaaaaacattacaATTTCCAACATACTTCAACAGATTCAAGTTTCCAAagtaattttatatttactttttcagatgttcATGTGTAACAATTCGGTGTTCTTCGTCCTCTTCTTCCGGTGGTGATAATGGAAATGATGGTGGAAATAATGGAGAAAATGGAGGCGGAGATTTGACAAATGCCCCGCCCAACAAGGCTGTTCAATCATTTGGACAGTGTAGACATTGCTCTAAACCTTTGAAGCCTTTGCCTACTCTAACAcgtaagttttcaatttaaattaaaacattagtTTGTATAAAAACAATGCAGACTCTGGAAATGccttgcaaaaattttttaagtttttgtaaattgccaactttttttgaaaaatgtaaattcagaaaaacgtGTTCTGGTGGTTTTAGCCCCTAAGAATGTTCACACACAAATATCTAAAATATTACACCttctgagttaaaaaaaaatcaacttccCAATTTTTGATAGGTGAAAGCTTAgaaattgctaaatttttggctgtaattaagtttttttgttgaaaagttgcattattttcagccattttagTGCCATAGAATTCCTTAAATATTTTCTACACTAGCGATGCTCCCCAAtgtgtatttaaaaatttctttatgTCTAGACTTTAGTgtaatttgacctactttaCTGCTAACTCTCCTTGTTTTCAGCTTCAAATCGATATATCCACTGTGACAGCTGTAATAAGCTATACTTTGCAAACTATTTTGAAGACTCTGCAAAGAACGGAATGTTCTCTAAACAGTTTGCTCGAAAGACACCTCCATATCCAACACAGATTGCCGAATATCTCGACAAATTTGTTGTTGGACAGAAGAAAGCGAAGAAGACGTTGGCTGTAGGTGTGTATCAACATTATCGCCGACTCGAGCATAATATCGAAACTGGAGCTTCTTCTATTTATCAAACTCATGCACAAACATCATCGTCCGGAAAATCTTTATCAAATGATGGAATGGATCCAAAGATGCCACGTGGAGTTTTCTATCAAGACGAGCTCCGATTAGGGCAAATGGCGAGCAGTGAGCTCAGAAATTCCATAATGCAGCAGCAGGTtaggtttttctgaaaatgagaattaaACAATGTTTGAAGGAAAGTTTTTAGAAGACTCCAAAAAGCGTTTAAGTTCAAGTTAGATTCACTTGCTAATTAATTGTATATTTACAGAGTAATAATCAACCTCCATCACCAGCTCAATCTCCTCGTAACGCTGCTCCAACATTCCGTGCATTACCAGAAAAGGAGCAAAGTGTCCGTCTGGAGAAATCAAACGTTCTTCTTGTTGGACCATCTGGAGTTGGAAAGACATTCCTTACGCAGACATTAGCTCGTGTACTGGATGTTCCAATTGCACTCTGTGATTGTACATCAATGACACAAGCTGGATATGTTGGTGAAGATGTTGAAAGTGTAATTCAGAAATTAGTCCAAGCTGCCGGAGGAAATGTCGAAAAAGCTCAACAGGGAATCGTTTTTCTAGATGAAGTCGACAAAATTGCGGCTGCACACGAAGGACATTCGGCAGCATATCGAGATGTATCTGGAGAAGGTGTCCAACACGCTCTACTGAAACTTGTcgagggtactgtagttaaTGTAAAGTCTGGAAAGAAAGGAATGGGATCTCAGCAAGATCAAGTTCAAATCGACACAACTGATATCCTATTTATTGCTTCTGGAGCCTTCAGTAATCTCGATAAAATTGTTGGAAGGCGATTGGATAAGAAGGCATTAGGATTTGGTACGTCTTCTGGAAATGTCAGAATCTCTGGAGATGATTCAAATTCCGAGGTGATGAGAAAACGAGATGAGCTTTTATCAAAAGCAGATCAAGGAGATTTGATTAGTTTTGGAATGGTGCCAGAATTAGTTGGAAGATTCCCTGTTCTTGTGCCCTTCCATTCATTTGATAAACAGGTAAGAGTCGATTTTAAGTTAAACAAGTTAAATCTGtaatttaatattcaaaaaattcaaaatatgattttacAGATGCTTGTCCGTGTAATGACAGAGCCACAAAACTCCCTTCTTGCACAACTGAAATTGCAATTCGGAATTGACAACGTAGATCTCTCATTCTCTGCTGAAGCTCTCGAACAAGTCGCTCAACTGGCTCTCGACAGAAAGACGGGAGCACGTGCTCTTCGGTCAATTCTTGAAGCCGCTCTGTTAGAAGCGAAGTTCACCGTTCCCGGATCTGACATCGAATCTGTACATGTTAGCAGGTAcggctaatttcaaaaatcagaaatctagaaaataaatgaaaaacacaatgttctcattaaatttttctaattttcagagaagcAATCCTTGGTGAGAAAGAGGTTGAATATTCACGACGTAAATCCCAAGTtgttgaagaagaagacgttTCACCTATGAAGAAGTCGGCTGTCGCTTAGAGACTCATTTTGATTTCCATCTGATTTATTATtctaatcattttttattctatgggttttcttttttttaaacgaatccTATTCGTATCTGTACACTCTTTTCACACGAATCTCCACTGCGGTTTCGTCTGTTTTTTCTGTAGGCATTTTAGTTTGATTATTGTCTcctatcattttttttctcctaTGTACATATATAACTTTGAATAATATCGTCAGATTTTCATAACAGGCAACAACAAGAaaataacaaacaaaaaacgatGGGAATGGGAAAACTTTAAGACATATCAAAAAGGTTCAGAATATCATCAACCGATGCTTCTCCTTCCAAAAGATTAGTTTTAACATCGTTAACCActgacttcttcttctttttggcCACAGTTGAAGTGGCTGTAGTACTGCTCtcactatttttcttttttctggaTGAAGCTTCTGGAACCTCTTCTATTTTCTTCTCTACCACCACTGGAACAATCTCCTCTTCCTTATCTTCTGTTtccatttcttcaaattcttgCTCCACTTCTTCCTTTTCCTTCAAATCTTCGGACGCGGCAGTTGGAGCTTGAATAGTATTTTCCTCTTTGAGAACAAGTGTTTTCTTGGCTTTCACATTTGCAAGATC containing:
- the D2030.2 gene encoding ATP-dependent Clp protease ATP-binding subunit clpX-like, mitochondrial (Confirmed by transcript evidence), with product MHRSIGLIKLLAKPTRTAELAAFYPNRCSCVTIRCSSSSSSGGDNGNDGGNNGENGGGDLTNAPPNKAVQSFGQCRHCSKPLKPLPTLTPSNRYIHCDSCNKLYFANYFEDSAKNGMFSKQFARKTPPYPTQIAEYLDKFVVGQKKAKKTLAVGVYQHYRRLEHNIETGASSIYQTHAQTSSSGKSLSNDGMDPKMPRGVFYQDELRLGQMASSELRNSIMQQQSNNQPPSPAQSPRNAAPTFRALPEKEQSVRLEKSNVLLVGPSGVGKTFLTQTLARVLDVPIALCDCTSMTQAGYVGEDVESVIQKLVQAAGGNVEKAQQGIVFLDEVDKIAAAHEGHSAAYRDVSGEGVQHALLKLVEGTVVNVKSGKKGMGSQQDQVQIDTTDILFIASGAFSNLDKIVGRRLDKKALGFGTSSGNVRISGDDSNSEVMRKRDELLSKADQGDLISFGMVPELVGRFPVLVPFHSFDKQMLVRVMTEPQNSLLAQLKLQFGIDNVDLSFSAEALEQVAQLALDRKTGARALRSILEAALLEAKFTVPGSDIESVHVSREAILGEKEVEYSRRKSQVVEEEDVSPMKKSAVA
- the D2030.2 gene encoding ATP-dependent Clp protease ATP-binding subunit clpX-like, mitochondrial (Confirmed by transcript evidence) gives rise to the protein MFSKQFARKTPPYPTQIAEYLDKFVVGQKKAKKTLAVGVYQHYRRLEHNIETGASSIYQTHAQTSSSGKSLSNDGMDPKMPRGVFYQDELRLGQMASSELRNSIMQQQSNNQPPSPAQSPRNAAPTFRALPEKEQSVRLEKSNVLLVGPSGVGKTFLTQTLARVLDVPIALCDCTSMTQAGYVGEDVESVIQKLVQAAGGNVEKAQQGIVFLDEVDKIAAAHEGHSAAYRDVSGEGVQHALLKLVEGTVVNVKSGKKGMGSQQDQVQIDTTDILFIASGAFSNLDKIVGRRLDKKALGFGTSSGNVRISGDDSNSEVMRKRDELLSKADQGDLISFGMVPELVGRFPVLVPFHSFDKQMLVRVMTEPQNSLLAQLKLQFGIDNVDLSFSAEALEQVAQLALDRKTGARALRSILEAALLEAKFTVPGSDIESVHVSREAILGEKEVEYSRRKSQVVEEEDVSPMKKSAVA